One window of Populus nigra chromosome 5, ddPopNigr1.1, whole genome shotgun sequence genomic DNA carries:
- the LOC133694291 gene encoding protein MKS1-like, with translation MDPYQYPTTGKPPQRPPPPPPSPKKEIQIQGPRPSALRLHQGSHKIKKPPLPPQRQPVIIYAVSPKIIHAEESNFMAVVQRLTGLSSADFSHDGSVSPAARLAATEKASPRELTRPSTINDSSNDDLMEMIEELDFGQFPGILSPAPAALPPVPTGFFSPVSTDANISQSFWNDNYSMSPLFTASPSGFFSGSGIVSPLHSPDIFSSLFMDL, from the coding sequence ATGGACCCCTACCAGTATCCCACCACCGGCAAACCGCCACAACggccaccgccaccgccaccatctccaaaaaaagaaattcaaatccAAGGCCCTAGACCTTCAGCGCTAAGACTCCACCAGGGCTCTCACAAAATCAAGAAGCCACCCCTCCCTCCTCAAAGACAACCTGTCATCATCTATGCAGTCTCTCCAAAGATCATCCACGCAGAGGAATCCAACTTCATGGCCGTCGTCCAGCGGTTAACAGGTCTCTCCTCCGCTGATTTCTCCCACGACGGGTCTGTTTCTCCAGCTGCAAGACTTGCTGCCACTGAGAAAGCAAGTCCAAGAGAATTAACGAGACCAAGTACCATTAATGATAGTAGTAATGATGATCTCATGGAGATGATTGAGGAACTGGATTTTGGTCAATTTCCAGGGATCTTGTCACCGGCACCAGCGGCGCTACCGCCGGTAccaactgggttcttctcaccCGTGTCGACGGATGCAAATATTTCACAATCTTTCTGGAATGATAATTATAGTATGAGTCCATTATTTACGGCCAGCCCTTCAGGTTTCTTCTCAGGTTCTGGGATAGTTTCTCCTCTGCATTCACCAGATATTTTTAGCAGCCTGTTCATGGATCTCTag